In the genome of Thunnus maccoyii chromosome 15, fThuMac1.1, whole genome shotgun sequence, one region contains:
- the LOC121912544 gene encoding teashirt homolog 1-like isoform X4, which translates to MPRRKQQAPRRSAAYGPEDEFKMDKTDEEEHLRDDGLSLDGQDADYLLNDDEDGRDRYSCQNSPLSNGTNPDAGYASPLSTTSDQLVDLKTTSSLSDGQEKVEVKLGESTESINGLSLQDSLAKMKAVYANLISDASWSSIALDMLKSKQGNNIAASNNNNNGSNHKESNGFLNSHSQGNILLKNKCSTSNASATTDITTSSTTTRTVSSNSNSGTSVSSGNTGGLAYDWHQAALAKTLQHTPYQLLPEPSLFSTVQLYRQNNKLYGPVFTGASKFRCKDCSAAYDTLVGLTVHMNETGHYRDDNKDTEDDRGKKWSKPRKRSLLEMEGKEDAQKVLKCMYCGHSFESLQDLSVHMIKTKHYQKVPLKEPMPALTSKLVPPTKKRAFQDLMSPSSPESVSSGILLGETPKDQKLANPYVTPNNRYGYQNGASYTWQFEARKAQILKCMECGSSHDTLQQLTAHMMVTGHFLKVTNSASKKGKQLVFDPVIEEKIQSIPLPPTTTRLPAPNGKSQPDSPLQPASPEENKEEKDEEAEEENIETIEPEKKIKEEREDPEKSDKPGKARSYQYLREEDLEETPKGGLDILKSLENTVSSAISKAQTGTPTWGGYPSIHAAYQLHGSLKSTLPLCAQVQPLFSSNSLKMMSSDLGALIHSPNSPSPPPSHKNNVLAMEKLVEKVTGKSSVKNEKEEKPLENKGRSAKSPLPNAKDKQASPNPEKLSKTVKSTAVEDQPESRGKEGEQMESKVDTQIKSEVDSPNKPVSNGCNNLSIITDHSPEQPLVNPLSALQSIMNNHLGKASKVATPFVDPFAMLYKINSNSAQNKQAEPASQYHNDDDDQPMDLTKSKNSNGSTAKSTSTTPNNSKPVFKNFSQSSSPPLRENALMDISDMVKNLTGRLTPKSTTPSSISEKSEIDGCTFEDSLEELSPIQRRKGRQSNWNPQHLLILQAQFVSSLRETPEGKFVISDLGPQERVHICKFTGLSMTTISHWLANVKYQLKRTGGTKFLKNIDSGQPLFLCSDCASQFRTPSSYIHHLESHLGFTLKDLSKLSIDLIEQQAVSRIEDNTFSSSGLTEEDTGSIYQCKLCNRTFVSKHAIKLHLCKTHGKSPEDHLIFVKEVEKFDKQ; encoded by the coding sequence CTTATGGGCCTGAAGATGAATTCAAAATGGACAAGACTGATGAAGAGGAGCATCTGCGGGATGATGGGCTTTCTCTTGATGGTCAAGACGCAGACTATCTGCTcaatgatgatgaggatggaAGAGATCGCTATAGCTGCCAAAACTCTCCACTCAGCAATGGCACTAACCCAGACGCTGGGTACGCCTCTCCACTCAGCACTACCAGCGATCAGCTGGTGGATCTTAAGACAACATCCTCCCTCAGTGATGGTCAAGAAAAGGTAGAAGTGAAGTTAGGAGAGAGCACAGAGTCTATCAATGGCCTCTCGCTGCAGGACAGTTTGGCAAAAATGAAAGCCGTCTATGCAAACCTGATCTCTGACGCCTCCTGGTCCAGCATTGCACTTGACATGCTGAAAAGTAAACAAGGGAACAACATCGCAGCtagcaacaataacaacaatgggAGCAATCACAAAGAGAGCAATGGATTCCTGAACAGTCACAGCCAGGGTAACATCCTATTGAAGAACAAATGTAGCACTAGCAATGCCTCAGCTACTACTGATATTACCACCAGCAGTACCACCACAAGAACAGTGTcaagcaacagcaacagtgGCACCAGTGTAAGCTCTGGCAACACGGGAGGATTAGCCTATGACTGGCACCAGGCAGCATTGGCCAAAACTCTACAGCACACTCCATACCAACTCCTTCCTGAACCTAGCCTTTTCAGCACCGTGCAGCTTTACAGGCAGAACAATAAGCTCTATGGACCTGTGTTCACGGGTGCCAGCAAGTTCAGGTGCAAGGACTGTAGTGCAGCCTATGACACTTTGGTGGGCCTGACAGTACATATGAATGAGACGGGCCACTACCGTGACGACAATAAGGATACCGAGGATGATCGAGGCAAGAAGTGGTCCAAGCCACGCAAACGTTCTCTGCTGGAGATGGAAGGCAAGGAAGACGCCCAGAAAGTTCTGAAATGTATGTACTGTGGCCACTCTTTTGAATCCTTGCAAGACCTTAGTGTTCATatgatcaaaacaaaacactatcaGAAAGTGCCTCTAAAAGAACCAATGCCAGCCCTCACCTCAAAGCTAGTGCCCCCAACCAAAAAAAGAGCATTTCAAGACTTGATGTCCCCAAGCTCCCCAGAGTCTGTCTCATCTGGCATACTCCTGGGAGAGACCCCCAAAGACCAAAAATTGGCCAATCCCTATGTTACTCCTAACAATCGATATGGTTACCAAAATGGTGCCAGTTATACTTGGCAGTTTGAGGCGCGCAAGGCACAAATTCTCAAATGCATGGAATGTGGCAGTTCACATGACACCTTGCAACAACTGACAGCCCACATGATGGTCACAGGACACTTTCTTAAAGTAACCAATTCAGCCTCTAAAAAGGGTAAGCAGTTAGTTTTTGATCCTGTTATCGAGGAAAAAATTCAGTCGATTCCTCTGCCACCGACTACCACAAGACTTCCAGCTCCCAATGGGAAGTCACAGCCTGATTCCCCGTTGCAGCCGGCTAGCCCTGAAgagaacaaagaagaaaaggatGAAGAGGCAGAAGAAGAGAATATAGAAACAATAGaaccagagaaaaaaataaaagaagagagggaagacCCTGAAAAATCTGACAAACCTGGAAAGGCTAGATCCTACCAATATCTGAGAGAGGAAGACTTGGAGGAGACACCTAAAGGAGGCCTGGACATCTTAAAGTCTTTAGAGAACACAGTTTCAAGTGCAATCAGCAAGGCCCAGACAGGCACACCAACCTGGGGTGGATACCCCAGCATTCATGCTGCCTATCAGCTCCATGGGTCTTTGAAGTCAACTCTGCCTTTGTGTGCGCAAGTTCAGCCTTTATTCAGCAGCAACAGTTTGAAGATGATGTCCTCTGATTTAGGGGCTCTGATCCATTCACCAAATAGCCCCTCTCCACCTCCAAGCCACAAGAACAATGTGCTGGCCATGGAGAAGCTCGTGGAAAAAGTGACAGGGAAAAGTTcagtaaagaatgaaaaagaggaaaaacccTTAGAGAATAAGGGCAGGTCTGCAAAGTCTCCATTGCCAAATGCTAAGGACAAACAGGCTTCACCCAATCCAGAAAAGCTATCAAAGACAGTGAAAAGCACTGCAGTAGAGGACCAGCCTGAGTCAAGAGGCAAAGAAGGCGAGCAAATGGAGAGTAAAGTAGATACACAGATAAAAAGTGAAGTTGATTCACCAAATAAGCCTGTAAGCAACGGCTGCAATAACCTGAGTATCATCACTGATCACTCGCCTGAACAACCACTTGTCAACCCTCTCAGCGCTTTGCAGTCTATCATGAACAACCACTTGGGGAAAGCTTCAAAAGTGGCTACCCCCTTTGTAGACCCCTTTGCGATGCTTTATAAGATCAACAGCAACTCTGCTCAGAATAAGCAAGCAGAGCCTGCAAGTCAGTAccacaatgatgatgatgatcagcCAATGGACTTGACGAAATCCAAAAACAGCAATGGAAGTACAGCTAAGAGTACTTCTACTACACCAAACAACAGCAAACCAGTTTTCAAAAATTTCTCTCAGTCTTCATCTCCGCCTCTACGAGAGAATGCATTGATGGATATTTCAGACATGGTTAAAAATCTGACTGGCCGTTTGACACCAAAGTCTACAACCCCATCTTCCATCTCTGAAAAATCTGAAATTGATGGCTGTACTTTTGAGGACAGCTTGGAGGAGCTGTCTCCCATCCAAAGACGGAAAGGCCGTCAGTCAAACTGGAATCCCCAGCACCTCCTGATTCTTCAGGCCCAGTTTGTCTCTAGTCTTAGAGAGACTCCTGAGGGAAAGTTTGTAATTAGTGACTTGGGACCCCAGGAACGGGTCCACATCTGTAAATTCACTGGTCTCTCCATGACTACTATCTCACATTGGCTGGCCAATGTAAAATACCAGTTAAAGCGGACAGGGGGCACAAAGTTCCTAAAAAATATTGACTCTGGCCAACCTCTGTTTTTGTGCAGTGACTGTGCGTCCCAGTTCAGGACTCCCTCCTCCTACATTCACCATTTGGAGTCCCACCTTGGGTTCACCCTAAAGGACCTCTCAAAGCTTTCCATAGATTTAATAGAGCAGCAGGCCGTCAGCAGAATAGAGGACAATACTTTCAGTTCCTCTGGACTTACAGAGGAAGACACTGGCTCAATATATCAGTGCAAACTGTGCAATCGGACCTTTGTGAGCAAACATGCAATCAAATTGCACCTTTGCAAAACACATGGAAAGTCACCAGAGGACCATCTCATCTTTGTGAAAGAGGTGGAAAAGTTTGATAAACAATGA